The genomic window CAAAACACAAGATATCAAGGGCTTACAATGAACATTTGATGTTTAGTGACCTCTAATTTAGGAATATGAATTTAGGAATATGAAAATATCAAGTACTGCCCTGTAATCCATCAAGTGGATCTGGATTTCCAATCAAGAAGCACTGCAAACCAGAATTTGGGTGTTTTAAAActgttatttcattattattattattttttggaaaatatacaatttatcaaaccTAATAACTTATACAATCCCAATCTAATAATCATTTATGTTTATTAGAATTATCTTTTtatgatttgattttaaaataaagcactAGAACAAATTTAATTTGGAACTATTTCCTTTAATTCAGGACAAATTATATTACTCAGACAATGGCTGGGATTAagtaaaaactttgacccacccgctaatagaaaactacagcactgtactcagttgtggcttcatttttagtaagatgccactttcttctaatcaaaaatgtaaccgctatgatgtacaggtttgtagattgctattagcgggtgggtcatagttttgatttaatctggccctatgTTTTGTTGAATGGACTAAACGAGTTGCAGACAATAGCACGAGACTCATTGTGTGGTAGAAGATGGATTCTTTATCCTCAGATAGTCTCAACATCAACATCAAaagttacatttggtatttGATGGGTTGTGTACAAGACAGAGAAGAGAGTTATTTCCTTCTTGGTCAAGGATGCTAACACAGcaagttttgttaaacaacaaaATGCAGGGCAACAACAGAATGCAGAGCTTTAGAGATAAGATagctatatttgaaatgatagAAATAATCTATACTGTTGAGCGAGACTGTGTCAGCCTTTGCCAGGTCCAAGAataacagagaaacagagtcagctttaaaactctaggaatgtgaaatgtatctagaAACATTAAATTTAGTTCTTCACAAGTGAAGTGACAGGCAGATTTTCCCTAACGACTGACTTTATTCCTGCTGCAGATCAGTGAGATGTTCACGGGAACTGAGATTAAGAACTTTTTCAATGGCTGTTCATTGTTCCGCATCCTTCAGCCATGGTGGGACGTCTTCAGTCACTACCTCTCCATCGTGATGCTCATGATCGCCACACTCGCCGGGACCCTGCAAGTCAGCCAGTACAAGATCCTCTGTGTGCCGTGTCAGGTAGCCTCTGATCGCGGCTGTGAAAACCCTTTCAGTCTGGATGCGGTGTTGGCAAATCGCACCACGGCAGGCAGCAGTGCATCCAGCCGCCTGTTTTTACCCAAAGAGGTAAATAACCTTGACCTCCAGCAGTATGCTTACATTGATGCCATGTGCTATGAAAAGCATCTCCACTGGTTCGCCAAACTCTTCCCCTACGTGGTGCTGCTGCAGACGCTGGCCCTTGTGGTAGCGAGTAATTTCTGGCTGCAGTACCCCAGCAGCAGTTCAAGGCTCGGGCACTTTGTTTCCATATTGCACAAGTGCTGTGATTCGCCTTGGACCACTCGCACCTTGTCAGAATCGGTAGCAGAGCAACGTGGCGGACAATCCACTTTGTTCAAATGCTCTCCTGTCAAGCCACCTTCTTCAGCTGAAGACGGAAATCTGGCAGGCATTGAGCCCATTGGTGTCTTTGACAGAAAAGAAGGGGAACAAGCCAAAGCCATTTTCGAAAAAGTAAAATGCCTAAAAGTTCAAGTTGAAGAGAATGACGATATTTATTACCTGTATAGGAACCAGATTCTCGCCAAAGGGGTTATTCTTTTTATCATCTTCGCTTACATCCCCTACGCTACCACTTGCATCTCTTTTGATGTAGACTGTGTGGTCAACATCCAGGCATTAACAGGGTATCAGAGGTATCACTGTGTCCATTCCTTGGCCTCCATTTTCAAAATGCTGTCCTTGGTATATGTCATTTTTCTGATCCTCTATAgtttcatgtgtatttacagtttGTGGTGGATAAGGAGACATTCCCTCAAGCAATACTCATTTGCTTCAGCTAGACATGAAAGCAGCTACAATGACATTCCCGACGTTAAGAACGACTTTGCCTTCATTCTTCACTTGTTGGATCTCTACAACCCCCTCTTCTCCAAAAGGTTTTCCGTCTTCTTATCAGAGGTCAGTGAAAAGATGCTCAAACAGATCAGTCTGGATCATCTGTGGCCCTTAAAAAAGATCAAGCGGAAAGTAGTACGAAATGCGCAGAGGAAAGTGGAGCTGCGTCTCCTGCTCTTGAGTGGGATCCCGAGTGCTGTATTTGATTTAAGAGAACTGGAAATTCTGAAGCTGGAGTTGATCCCCGTCTCCCGGTTCCCCCGGAAAGTGACTCAGCTCGGAAATCTGCAGGAGTTGTGGCTGCACTACACGGCAACCTCATTGGATTCTGCTGCACTACAGTTTCTCTCCAATAACCTGAAGATCCTACGATTAAAATGCACAGAAGTAGATAAGACTCCTTTCTGGATCTTCAGCTTGCAAAACCTCCGAGAGCTGCACTGGTATGGGAACCTCCAGCCTGAGGAGAATCTAGTCTTCATCACTGGACTGACGAAGCTTAAAAACCTGCAGGTTCTGTCCCTTAAGAATGCCTTACCTAGTATTCCTCAAGTGATAACCAATTCCCTGCCTTCCCTACAGAAATTGTCTGTAGACAACGAAGGCACCCAATTAACAGTTCTGCAGAACCTGAAAACAATGTTAAACCTAACGTGTCTGGAGCTGCTGAACTGTGCCTTACAGCGCATCCCCGGTTCTGTCTCCAGCCTCACCAACCTGCAGGAAATCGGCCTCAATGGAAATAACCTGAGAACAATCGAGGAGATCATCAGTTTCCAGCACCTCCCACGACTTTGCATCCTTAAGCTGGAACACAACTGCATCACATATATCCCGATGCACATAGGGGCTCTGGACAGCCTTGAGCAACTTCACCTGAGAGATAACCACATCGCCAGTCTCCCCCCACAGCTGTTCCTGTGCAGCAAACTACACCACCTGGACCTCTGCTGCAACAACCTGTCCACTATTCCAGATGAAATACAGCACCTGAAGAAACTGCAATACTTTGCTGTCACCAACAATAATGTAAGTGGcaatattaaaacaacattaaatagtaaatagtaaaataaaatagtgaCCCTGGTATTTCAGTTAATATCTTGGTGTCttggactatatatatataatagtctATATGAATTAAGAACTGATTCTGATTCATaccaaacaatttttttattcaCAAATGTGTCTTACCAGTTTCATAATGTAGTTTCATTAGGTTCAAATTAGACAATTAAAACTTACCTCTAATATAATGTACAAAATGACCAAATTGGCAGAGGGAAACATTTAACAAAGTTGAGTATGAATGCTTTCATCTTCAGATTGGCCGTATTTGGTAGACATCTGGCCTCAGGATGCTTGTTGATGATTAGTTTAATGCTGTACAGAAGCATTGTAAACAGTGTTTCATACTGCAAAAGCAACTTAATTCCACATAAGTAATATGAATGCTTTCCAAAGTAATTGACAGTGAATTTGAAATATGTCACAATCTTGCTCTTATCCAGTTTCCTTACATCTTACATTTCTTAGAGGCTGCCCACTTACCTAACAACAGCTCTAAAGACCTATAGAAAGAGCAGGCTTTAAATGGCATATGctatataatacaaatgtaattaaatacatgtattattcaATGCTAATGTGCTAATACTCTTAATTGCCATTATTTAATGAAAGTGTCAAATACTATGTTGTGATTTTTGCTTTGGGTGTTAAATTACACAAAAGCCCCATTCACAATTAAATGCCAGCAAAATGCAGGGaacgtttgcctgcttttttcctttcacacccccattcacactggctttgaaagcCATCAAAATGCAGGCATGTACCCATTTACACAGCAACAGAGAAAGTAGGCATTAGTGCTGACGCCTTGGGAACAAGACGCTACAGAAGCATGTGGATTCAGGAGAGGAGACAATATTCTGGACgtgtttgtaaaagtttgaTAATTTCCCTGTTTTGACAGTTTCCatccattgtgtttactgggctattggttctaacCAGGACGGTGGTTCGGTTCGTACTCAGTAATAAGAACACAGTCAAGGGGGAAACGCAAACGATACGTCATGACCACGGCCTGTTCCTTGTGCCTGGTTGAACTAATCAGGCTAATCAGTTGGATTCAGTTAATCTGATCATTTAAGTCAGGCTATCTGCTATGGTAATTTACTCAGCTGGACTTTAAACTTGCTTTGAGGAATGGAAAACGACAGACTTCtgtcaagttatcctgaaagttATCTGGCAGTTAGGCGGCTATGAAGAACGGGGCCCAGTTCATTAGTTGTATGGTTGTGCGTTTGtgtggtgtggtcactggaccctGTGGTCACAGATCAATTAAACCAGTGAACCCAATATGAGACTCGGCTCTCAGTTCATGGTCGCGTAAtgagaggcattgtgtgggaTCTTGACATATTCTTCaacaaagttaaatcaactaaaatgaATTAGAAAAAAGtatgacattacattgtgtgtatatacctaccaaaagtctgggtgtgcagatctgcaattgattgattgctcaaaactatttgttttatttttcattttgtaaagtttgaCAATACTGCCCTaaaattaaataactaaaaacaaactacCGTCAGTGTACACTGTAATACAGTCTACAATGTTTGCCTGTGTATAgagattatattttgcatgatttattggtatataacttctgacatatgtgtgacaatTAGCATTAAATATGTCACCAACCTGTTGATTCATCTATAAGACTCGGAATTGCAGTGACTACATTATTTTCAGCCTCTAGTTTTAACAACTCAGTCTGTTTTTCGTTACggtattctgattggttacgccAGTTAGAGTCGACAACGCAAGGATGTGACGTCAAATGCCGGCATTCATTTTCATGCTCTATTCACACAGACCTATTGCTAGTTAGACAAGGTGGAAAATTGCTGGTGTTGAAATGCCGGCATAAACCCAATCACACACACCTTGatggcaacaaaatgccaccataAAGCCGTATAAGTTTCAGTATGAATGGGGCTTTACAAAAATGTGTAATTAACCTAGTACTTCCAATATTTCACCCCATTAAATATCACATtgcatgtttaataaaaactaagtattttatttaataaaaacatttaattatattttcctaAACTGTGGGGGGTGTGCTCTCAGGAATCAGGGGATCACTAGTAGTAAAGCTCAGAAGCATTTTCCTCAACCTGCGTTGTGTCAAAATAGCTTCAGCTCAATTATCAATTCTGCTGTCACTTGTGGAAATGTGTTCACCAAGGGTTTTTAGCACAGGTCTTCAATGGCAACCTCACCCCAGCTCAGAATTGCATAACTAGGTGTTCAGCATTAAAAGCAACCTATAAAATATGCTTGATGGTGGCACTCAAGGACTGGATCTTACATTCTGTAGGATTAGATTAAGCATTTGTTGTGACTATATTGTCCTGCACTGTTGCTTTAGACATTTTGTTAGTCACATAAGCTTTTTAATACCTGTTGTGTTTCAATTTGCTTTGTGGTGTGGGTCACTTCACACGGGGACATTTTAGCCAGAGGAGATGGGGAAGCCACTAAATAAGATTGTGCCCTAGTATGGTTTCTGCTCCCAATATCGCAATCCCACTTTTCCTCTGTTCCTCTCTTCTGTTTAGATTGATGAACTGCCAGATGGATTGTTCCTGTGTAAAATGCTCCAGTCTTTGTTTTTGGGAAACAATAATCTGTCAGTAGTGCCTCCTCAAGTTGGAGAACTTGTAAACCTAGTACAGCTGGACCTTACGGAGAATCAACTTGAAAGTCTCCCAGCAGAACTGGAAGGGTGCCTGAGTCTACGAGCCAGTGGGCTGAAGGTGGAGGAGCGCCTGTTCAATTCTCTACCATCCAGTGTCAAAGACCGCTTTCGGGGCTCTCAGAAGGAGCAACTGAATCAATGTGAGTCAGACTGCTAGGCAAATTTGCCAGATAGCAACAGACTGATTTGTAACAACAAAGGCTTTGGAGATAATGACCTAATCTACTCTGTAGAAAAAGTGTAGGCACAAGGCTCTCTGTCTTTGACACAACGTTTGGATTGAGATTtggaaacataaataaaactccGGGAAGTTATGTTAAAGTCACAATGCTGAGGAGACCATCTGCGTTTGTGAGGATAAGAGTGGtatgagaaaaatacattctgaagTGCTTAATGAAACGAGCagtctattattattagcaaatgACACATGGTTTTATGGGTGTGATGTAAATATTTGGGCTGTGTGTGGCTTTCTTTGTTATAAGTTTTCTCCGAGGAAACATCCTTTGCGGATATTTATCTTTGCCCCTTAATAGAAAGAACTATATTGTCAggttgaaaaaaaagaaagacaacatCAAGGATATGACATCAATGGGATTCACATAAACTCGATTTGTGGTCTTGAAAGCAGCATTTATTAGTTGGTTACTGCAGATGTTAATTTTATAACAAATGGCCATTAACTTGGCCAATACTTGGACAAATGATAACTGTGACCtaatttgtgaaatgaatgaatgcataacaaagGGCAGAAACAGTGTGTCCCTAGAGAATGTATTACTCAGTTAGAAcagtatattaatttaattatttcaatttaCTGAGGAGACCCATGCTGTGCCACCCAAAAATAGCACTACAAACCCTCTCTAAATAGATCCAGTGTGTCTCCTGAAATCATTGTTTATTGAATGTCCTTGACATATTGTTGCACTTCCTTTGAAAGGTGTATCCCCCACTGTTCTCCCAAGAGCAGCAATGAACTAAAGGAAGGATATTCTTTCCAAAAAAACACCCAGAAGAGTCCCCACACAGTCCAGGCCTTGGCCACAACGTCAAAGGACCGGCGGAAACCCACATACACGTTTATTCTATATTGTCTTGCTGGCACAAAAGAAGAGGATGCGTCTGTAAAATCGATGCCTTATCCCAGCCCAGCAGTGGAGAGTTACATTGAGGTTTTGAATGAGAAAAATCCCAGACGCCCAACTTACTGCTCCTCTCCTTTTCGTCCTCTCTTCAGCAAGGGGGTTTCACTACAATCTACCCTTTCAGGACTTGCCGGAGTCCCCGCCCTGCCCGGCGTCAGTGTGTGCCGTCTTTGTGCTTCCCTAGCATGCGTTATTATTGAGCTCTGCACATAACGGAGAGCCGAGCGACCATACTGCGGCGCAAGGACATGAGGCCACCCCTCGCAAGTTTCCTATCTGTAACCCAACCCAGAGGCTGGTGAGGATCGACACACGGGTAAGGCAGAGCAAATCGGTCCTATTTTTAGCTTTAAAGCGCTAATTCTGCATAGGGTATTGCATTGAGCTGCTCGGTttctttgtgtgcatgtgtgtgtgtgctgcctgGTGATGCGCTGATGGAGACCCGGCAAGCTGTACATTGGAGGAGAAAGGCTGTAaacttggcagagggaaagAGTTGCATTGGATTTGATCGTGGGGACGCGATGGGGGACAATGTCTTAGTTGTACAACACCACGGGGATGGTGTTTTAGGAAGTGGTAGTTGCGTTATTTCAAAACACTAAGGTTAACACTGTAATGAGAaaaacacgtgtgtgtgtgtgtgtgtggtggggggcgCACCTTAAATCGCACTGTATCTGTTTCTTTTGTCGTGTTGTAAGTAAAGTTTACACTCGACACATTCAGGCAGCGTACAATTGAGATCAAAAGGCTCACTTGCTGCCAAAACAAATCCGCATAGAGAtcagaaaataattacattactgTCCTCAGTGCCATCACATTTAAATAGCAGTTGATTAAGTCATAATAGTCCacgttttttatgtatttttaactactactacaacaacaacaactaggCCTActtatattactactactattactactactaatgatgatgatgatgataaaaatAAGTTTGCAGTGTAAGGTCTGTGTGTCACTGAAGCTGTAGTGTGTGTAGGTTAACCACAGTAtaatcaacaaacaaaaaaaagagttGAGCCATTTGTTGGGGGTGGGTATGAGACGGATCAAGAGGTATTTTTAGACTGTATATGCCACTGATTGTATCTTAATCAACAGAGTGGGATTACAGTAAAATGGTAAAGGGCTGGATTGTGTCAGAGTGGAGGACTGTTTTAAAGCGGTGTATATTGCAGAGTTCAGGAGTTAAAGCAGAGCAAATAGCATTGCTGTGGAGGTAAGCTGCAACAAGCAGTAAGACTGGATTTCTAAAGGCAAATCATACTCCTGGTATTTAATTGGATGAAAGTTAATTAAGATAACATTCCTTCACACTTCAGCTGATGGGCTTAGACCTGCGAGATCTATCCTGTCTGTTCTGTAGACACTTTACTGGCTGTTGTTGAGATAGATTGGTACTATTACTCTCCGGAGTGAAATACAATATTTGGAAGTAACAGAAATCACACATTATTGCACTATCATAAgagaacattttaaacataGAAAATGGAGAGGCAACATGCTTTACAATATGTGCATCATGCAGTAGCTGAGGGCTAGGATGCGAACCAGGCCTatcttgcttttgttttttgtttttaaaacatcaacatttcaaattaaaacattacaacaTTTCCTCCCAGGAAGGCAGATACAGTATCTGAAAAAGAGTTTCCTGGTTGTTAAATGAAAGGTCACACAAGGGGAGAATAGTTTTagacattgttaaaaaaatgcagggatgtTTTATGTTGTCACAACAATATGCAAACCTTCAAGACTGTACATTAATATAACCCTTTATTTCTTTCAATATTACACCTACACAAGAAGCTGTCTTTTTTAACATGAAATATAAAGTGACTCCATATGAGTGACGTGATCTTCAGTTTGTGAGTCATGTATGTGTGTTGAATATCATACAGAGCTGATGGACATTATATTAATGTATCTGTCATGTATTAGCTGTGTCCGGTTTCCTTAGTCTTGAGTTATACTCAGTGAGGTAATTCCAGGAATGATTCCTCCAGAGAAAATGTGATTATCCTCTTTCTATACAGCAGGCTGAGCCACAAGCCTTAATGTCTTTGAAACCCTGCATCATATTTAATGTTAAGTCATGACCCTGCAAAAACCAGTGAAACCAAGGGCAGTTCCCTCTTTTCTGCAAACTTACTGAGGGACTGAGAGGCGAAAAGGCACAGGGAGTACATTTTGAAGTAGAGAGAAAACAACTGGATGCCTAATTTTGGATccagaataaatatttatccAAGTCGGCTAATTAAGAGTATTACTGGAAACGTGCATCACTGCATTAGAACTCTGTTTGACCCTTAATCGTCCTCAGCCCAACCCGATCTAGTACATAAcggtattattaatattatattttagacCAGTAATGAAAACTTGTTTACAATTGTTGCCTTAATGATGTTTGCTGATATCAGATGCACTACTCACTACAAGTATTATCTGAGGTTTTTTGAAAGAGCCACCGGTGGTTCACAGACACcaaagaagaaataataatactgataaataagtataattTCCTTGACATCCATGCACTgttacaaaagtttttttttttaatcaccctTATATGTACTGATATAGTTCTTTGTTGTCCTGTAAATATGCAAATTCAAAATCATAAGGCAAAAGCAATTATTTTGTCAACAGGCCACCAACAATGTCAACAGGCCACAATAAATATGTCACAAGGTGAGCTTTAAGTGAGTTAACTGTTTGTCTGTGAATCTTTTGATTTAAAGTAAGAAAATAAGTTGATATGTGCCTATATTTCTCAGATTAATAGTATGTATTAAGTCAATCACTCAATCAATCGATCGATTTTTATATGGTAAAGCGCCCATCGCAAGTTGGAACACAGTGCTTGATAGATTACAACAACATAGGAGTGATTTATGCATAATGTAAAAGTAAACCATTATGCACAGAGGAGGGAGAAACAAAAGCTCCTCTTGGATGACAGACTATTACATGGGAAAACAGAGGCTTGAGGCCTAGGCCTattggttgcctcccctccagacAATGTTACAGAAGCAGGCAGCGTGAAAATCAGAAAGGCCTTGTATAGTGTTGTGGTCTCCCCACTGGCATGGCCGATCTGCCCAGTGGGGGGTGTCTTGTCTGCCCTCTGGGTGGGGGAGGTGCCTTGTCTGTGGCATACAGTGAAGTGAAGAAACCAGACTATACTGGTAAATAGAACCAGTACAAAAAGAATAGACTGTGATCTGTGTTAAAACCCACTGAAAAGATAGCCTTACTAAGCAATCTGCAAATGTCATCAGTGACCTGATTGTGTCGCACAGAATTACTGCCATGCGCCCTTGACTTCTTACAGTAGACAGTTGCTCGCTATCTGTAGCCCTAAAGTGTGGATGTTTACACTTGATActtggaatggaaaaaaaaagctttcagtGCAGTGTTTCTTTTAATGCTTATGAAATATTTCAGGGTTCTCCAAGCGGAAATCTTTTGTTGGCCACGCTGGGGGACATTCTTCTACACTCAGCCcattaacacaaacaaaagtattgcGTGACTGTGAAGGggtatttcaaattggtttttttgggggggggggcggcacaGCACAGGCCTGGCACAATCCACAATATGAGGATAAAGTGTGGGGAGAGTATAAACCGCCTTTTAGATTCGATGAATATACAGAATTATGTTCCATTTATATATGCATGAatttatgtataaaatatattgtaaatgggttactAACATAAGTTGCTGTTTCTAGTTGATGAGCAGAATCTTCTTTTTAAGCTCTCCCTCAATGTCCCTTTTAAAGGTAATGTTACCTGCTTCACCATGCAACTCACTGTGCTGATTATGCCAAAGGTGATTTATGTATAGCACATCTCATTGGGGATTTTATGGTGGCAACAGCATATTCTGGTCAGTTGCACAATTCCTGATagaagtgtgttttccagaagcTGCCACCATTTTATAACTCCCCAAATGAATCATTAGAGGCAGAAGAGATGTGACATAGATGTGATAAACTGGTGTGTATGGTATTTATTTAGCTTTTGATCTGCTTGATTAATCAATCCACGCCTTGTGATTAAATGTAGGATAAGTACCTGACATCAGTCTAGGCTTAAATTAGCAAAAATAACTATGTGATTTGGGGGAGACATTGGAAGCAGTTCAGTCTTTTGGGGTGGGCCGAGGATATTGTTAATTTGAGAGAGAGCCTAGTTGGGCTTAACTAAAAAAATTATCTTCCACAGCAAAAGTATGCCAGGAAATTGTTCAGCTGGTACTTATCATTTCATCTTGGTTCAACTCTGAGAGACCCAGTTCTGCTGGGTTTGTTTTTCATGcctctttttaaaaatgtaaaaacaaacaaaaaaaagcatatctccatctgcacttattgaaaatatttttcGATGTGCTTGCAGCTACAGGTGCTTGTTGTTCTAGATTGGAACACGATACTCAGAGCTTAACCTCACATGTTCAATTGAGCACTGTATAGCCTATGTATAAGTTACATGTATGATACATATGATATGAAAGCCACTTTCTTTACTATTGGGATGATTTCTCCACATAAAACAAATAGCCAAAAAAAGAATGcagtttattaatattaaattaatcttcCAAAGAAAGAATGATTACAGTGTTGATTACAGTGTTGTATTTGGCATGAGTTCAGCTTCACCTTCAAAACATCCACTGTGCTATATTAACATTGCACATAATTATTAGAACATGATGGACATTGCAGACGAGAACAAGTCATTTGGTGTGCCCTGCTTagctgtttgttgtttttttgagaTGCTCACATCGACATGGTGTTTCCACAGGAGCCATGATTCCCATGACAGAGTTCCGGCAGTTCTCGGAGCAGCAGCCTGCCTTCCGGGTCCTGAAGCCGTGGTGGGACGTCTTCACAGACTACCTCTCGGTGGTCATGCTCATGATCGGGGTGTTTGGTTGCACCTTGCAGGTCAGTGGCATCTCCAGCGTGGGGCGTCGGATTTCATTCCAAAAGCTGCCTTGCAATAATAACCATAGAATTGTCTTTTcctcagttttttgtttttgttcattcatttgtGTTGGCTGCATTATTTCATGTTGGAGGCGGGGGAATGAAGGCATAAGACAAGTTGTGTTGGGTTTTCAGATTTAGCCTGTGAGTAAATGTACAACCCCCAAGGTGGACACAGCTAGCTTCTGATGACACCTTCTCAAGGAAGTTGCATTATCCGATCATTTATAATGTATGCTAGTTGTCGG from Amia ocellicauda isolate fAmiCal2 chromosome 19, fAmiCal2.hap1, whole genome shotgun sequence includes these protein-coding regions:
- the LOC136714453 gene encoding volume-regulated anion channel subunit LRRC8B-like, with the translated sequence MFTGTEIKNFFNGCSLFRILQPWWDVFSHYLSIVMLMIATLAGTLQVSQYKILCVPCQVASDRGCENPFSLDAVLANRTTAGSSASSRLFLPKEVNNLDLQQYAYIDAMCYEKHLHWFAKLFPYVVLLQTLALVVASNFWLQYPSSSSRLGHFVSILHKCCDSPWTTRTLSESVAEQRGGQSTLFKCSPVKPPSSAEDGNLAGIEPIGVFDRKEGEQAKAIFEKVKCLKVQVEENDDIYYLYRNQILAKGVILFIIFAYIPYATTCISFDVDCVVNIQALTGYQRYHCVHSLASIFKMLSLVYVIFLILYSFMCIYSLWWIRRHSLKQYSFASARHESSYNDIPDVKNDFAFILHLLDLYNPLFSKRFSVFLSEVSEKMLKQISLDHLWPLKKIKRKVVRNAQRKVELRLLLLSGIPSAVFDLRELEILKLELIPVSRFPRKVTQLGNLQELWLHYTATSLDSAALQFLSNNLKILRLKCTEVDKTPFWIFSLQNLRELHWYGNLQPEENLVFITGLTKLKNLQVLSLKNALPSIPQVITNSLPSLQKLSVDNEGTQLTVLQNLKTMLNLTCLELLNCALQRIPGSVSSLTNLQEIGLNGNNLRTIEEIISFQHLPRLCILKLEHNCITYIPMHIGALDSLEQLHLRDNHIASLPPQLFLCSKLHHLDLCCNNLSTIPDEIQHLKKLQYFAVTNNNIDELPDGLFLCKMLQSLFLGNNNLSVVPPQVGELVNLVQLDLTENQLESLPAELEGCLSLRASGLKVEERLFNSLPSSVKDRFRGSQKEQLNQCESDC